One window of the Rosa rugosa chromosome 3, drRosRugo1.1, whole genome shotgun sequence genome contains the following:
- the LOC133739090 gene encoding cytochrome P450 84A1-like translates to MDLILQSLQSLQSSPMLLFLLLLLLASLIFLSRLSRKLPYPPGPKGLPIIGNMLMMDQLTHRGLAQLGKLYGGLVHLQIGVLHIMAVSTPKMAREILQAQDSVFANRPANVAIAYLTYDRADMAFANYGPFWRRMRKICVMNLFSRKRAESWASVREEVNESVLTVAEKIGSPVNIGELVFALTRNITYRAAFGSKSHEGQDDFMKILQEFSKLFGAFNMQDFLPWLGWMHAQAFQNRMAKARKSLDVFIDKIIDDHMAKKTTKKDDSEAETDMVDELLAFFGNDALNEGDDSNSAFALTRDNIKALIMDVMFGGTETVASVIEWTLAELMKSPEDLKKVQQELVDVVGLSRRVQETDLENLTYLKCAVKEALRLHPPIPLLLHEAVEDGVVAGYSFPAGSRVYINAWAIGRDPSAWDEPEKFKPSRFLKDGSPDFKGSDFEFIPFGSGRRSCPGMALGLYGLEMAVAHLLHCFTWELPNGMKASELDMNDVFGLTAPKAVQLVAVPNYRLNCPL, encoded by the exons ATGGATCTCATTCTGCAATCCCTGCAATCCCTGCAATCTTCACCCATGTTGctctttcttctccttctcctactTGCTTCCTTGATTTTCTTGTCTAGGTTAAGTAGAAAACTCCCATACCCACCAGGTCCAAAAGGGTTACCGATTATCGGTAACATGCTAATGATGGACCAGCTCACGCACCGGGGGCTAGCCCAACTTGGCAAGCTATACGGCGGTCTTGTCCATCTCCAAATAGGAGTGCTACACATCATGGCTGTATCAACCCCAAAAATGGCCCGTGAAATCCTCCAAGCCCAAGACAGCGTCTTTGCGAACCGGCCCGCTAATGTTGCAATTGCGTACTTGACGTATGACCGGGCCGACATGGCGTTTGCCAACTACGGCCCGTTTTGGCGTCGTATGCGCAAGATTTGCGTCATGAATCTATTTAGCCGAAAACGGGCCGAATCATGGGCCTCAGTACGTGAGGAAGTCAATGAATCGGTCCTCACTGTGGCGGAAAAAATTGGTTCACCGGTTAACATTGGGGAGTTGGTTTTCGCCCTCACGCGGAACATTACCTACCGAGCTGCGTTCGGCTCAAAATCGCACGAAGGGCAGGACGACTTTATGAAGATTTTGCAAGAATTTTCAAAGCTTTTTGGGGCATTCAATATGCAAGATTTTCTACCATGGTTGGGTTGGATGCATGCACAAGCATTCCAAAACAGAATGGCCAAAGCTCGCAAATCGTTAGATGTGTTCATAGATAAAATTATCGATGACCACATGGCTAAGAAGACTACTAAGAAAGATGACAGTGAGGCTGAGACAGATATGGTTGATGAATTACTCGCTTTCTTTGGAAATGATGCTCTAAACGAAGGTGACGACTCCAATTCTGCCTTTGCACTCACCAGAGATAATATCAAGGCGCTCATTATG GATGTGATGTTTGGAGGAACTGAGACTGTTGCATCAGTGATCGAATGGACCCTAGCTGAGCTAATGAAGAGTCCAGAAGATCTCAAAAAGGTTCAACAAGAGCTCGTCGATGTCGTAGGGTTGAGCCGTAGAGTCCAAGAAACCGACCTGGAGAACCTAACCTACCTCAAATGTGCAGTCAAGGAAGCCCTCCGTCTCCACCCACCAATCCCTCTCCTCCTCCACGAGGCCGTCGAGGACGGCGTCGTGGCCGGGTACTCGTTCCCCGCAGGGTCAAGGGTCTACATCAACGCGTGGGCGATAGGGCGTGATCCCTCTGCATGGGACGAGCCCGAAAAGTTTAAACCCTCCAGGTTTCTGAAAGATGGCTCCCCCGATTTCAAAGGGAGTGACTTCGAGTTCATCCCATTCGGGTCCGGCAGGAGGTCGTGCCCGGGGATGGCGCTCGGGCTTTATGGGTTGGAGATGGCTGTGGCTCATCTGCTGCATTGTTTTACGTGGGAGTTGCCGAATGGGATGAAGGCTAGTGAGCTTGACATGAACGATGTGTTTGGATTGACTGCACCCAAAGCTGTTCAGCTCGTTGCTGTGCCAAACTACAGGTTGAACTGCCCGCTTTGA
- the LOC133740668 gene encoding uncharacterized protein LOC133740668 isoform X2 yields MDKEGERFQNQNPNPNQSRGSTRGRSCKGCLYYSSLHKSKSKYPTCVGFYRTLNQVPSYIVGETELEASKADRSLTDFKYGCVGYSVFLDRKDSSDPHKKQAELPFCVGLEILYDKRPADQAHAPTPARKSGDNVRPLPQPRSYKPHSTGDEYLTRFKRNAGLVASGVARNLNRVGNHIKQSVDNILFGRSK; encoded by the exons ATGGATAAGGAAGGCGAAcgatttcaaaaccaaaaccctaaccctaatcagAGCAGAGGTTCAACAAGGGGAAGATCCTGCAAGGGTTGCCTCTATTACTCTTCTCtacacaaatccaaatccaagtaCCCCACCTGCGTTGGCTTCTACAGAACTCTCAAtcaag TACCCAGCTACATTGTGGGAGAAACGGAGTTGGAAGCTTCAAAAGCCGATCGCAGCCTTACGGATTTTAAGTACGGGTGTGTAGGTTACTCGGTGTTCTTAGACAGGAAAGATTCAAGTGATCCACATAAAAAACAGGCGGAATTGCCATTTTGTGTTGGTCTTGAG ATATTATATGACAAAAGACCCGCAGACCAGGCTCATGCTCCTACTCCTGCTCGTAAAAGTGGAG ACAATGTTCGACCTCTACCTCAACCTCGAAGCTATAAACCACATTCAACCGGAGATGAGTACCTGACCAG GTTTAAGAGGAACGCTGGCCTAGTAGCATCAGGTGTTGCTAGGAATTTAAACAGAGTAGGCAACCATATAAAACAGAGCGTGGATAACATCTTATTCGGAAGGTCCAAGTAA
- the LOC133740668 gene encoding uncharacterized protein LOC133740668 isoform X1, which yields MDKEGERFQNQNPNPNQSRGSTRGRSCKGCLYYSSLHKSKSKYPTCVGFYRTLNQGLSLSLSQAQCLIHRLSATFMGLIYERWKLVTATTFIPSYIVGETELEASKADRSLTDFKYGCVGYSVFLDRKDSSDPHKKQAELPFCVGLEILYDKRPADQAHAPTPARKSGDNVRPLPQPRSYKPHSTGDEYLTRFKRNAGLVASGVARNLNRVGNHIKQSVDNILFGRSK from the exons ATGGATAAGGAAGGCGAAcgatttcaaaaccaaaaccctaaccctaatcagAGCAGAGGTTCAACAAGGGGAAGATCCTGCAAGGGTTGCCTCTATTACTCTTCTCtacacaaatccaaatccaagtaCCCCACCTGCGTTGGCTTCTACAGAACTCTCAAtcaaggtctctctctctctctctctcaagctcAATGTTTGATTCATAGACTATCTGCAACTTTCATGGGATTAATATATGAAAGATGGAAACTTGTTACTGCTACAACATTCA TACCCAGCTACATTGTGGGAGAAACGGAGTTGGAAGCTTCAAAAGCCGATCGCAGCCTTACGGATTTTAAGTACGGGTGTGTAGGTTACTCGGTGTTCTTAGACAGGAAAGATTCAAGTGATCCACATAAAAAACAGGCGGAATTGCCATTTTGTGTTGGTCTTGAG ATATTATATGACAAAAGACCCGCAGACCAGGCTCATGCTCCTACTCCTGCTCGTAAAAGTGGAG ACAATGTTCGACCTCTACCTCAACCTCGAAGCTATAAACCACATTCAACCGGAGATGAGTACCTGACCAG GTTTAAGAGGAACGCTGGCCTAGTAGCATCAGGTGTTGCTAGGAATTTAAACAGAGTAGGCAACCATATAAAACAGAGCGTGGATAACATCTTATTCGGAAGGTCCAAGTAA